One part of the Cyprinus carpio isolate SPL01 chromosome B12, ASM1834038v1, whole genome shotgun sequence genome encodes these proteins:
- the LOC109083115 gene encoding ER membrane protein complex subunit 9-like, whose product MGEVELSCLAYAKMYLHASQFPRSSVNGLLLSSSPAGAAVCITDCVPLLHSHLSLAPITQLALTQVDVWCSQTQQRIVGYYQANACVSDSSPTPCALKIAEKIFEQCNNAVLLMIDGEKMFPGCRVPPIVMYERKDARWALKDKHTIMLRQWEETCSIVNQLFSSGDQTLLVDFDSHLDDITKDWTNQKLNAKIMELISPANGNV is encoded by the exons ATGGGTGAGGTGGAGTTGTCCTGTCTGGCTTATGCCAAAATGTACCTACATGCAAGTCAGTTTCCTCGCAGCAGTGTGAACGGCCTGCTGTTGTCCTCCAGTCCAGCAGGAGCAGCTGTATGTATCACAGATTGTGTGCCACTGCTCCACTCACACTTGTCTCTGGCTCCAATCACACAGCTCGCTCTTACACAG GTCGATGTTTGGTGTTCACAAACGCAgcaaaggattgtgggatatTATCAAGCCAATGCTTGCGTCTCAGACAGCAG ccCTACACCATGTGCGTTGAAGATTGCAGAGAAGATCTTCGAGCAGTGTAACAATGCTGTTTTGCTTATG ATTGATGGAGAAAAGATGTTTCCAGGCTGCCGTGTTCCTCCGATCGTGATGTATGAGCGTAAAGACGCCCGCTGGGCTCTCAAAGACAAACACAC AATAATGCTTCGACAGTGGGAAGAAACCTGTTCCATAGTTAATCAGCTGTTCAGCTCTGGTGATCAGACGCTATTGGTGGACTTTGACAGCCATTTGGATGACATCACAAAAGACTGGACCAATCAGAAACTCAATGCCAAGATCATGGAGCTGATCTCCCCAGCCAATGGAAATGTTTAA